A genomic region of Pseudoxanthomonas suwonensis contains the following coding sequences:
- a CDS encoding leucyl aminopeptidase family protein, with the protein MNHQSHYADTGSHALPLHLLDRDGYGAWRSAQPAAVSAWLDAQEFQPAPGSVALLPGEDGLLGAVVGIGDPLDPCSYAHAPTALPPGAWVPAAELPAGQQAALQLGWGLGSYRFDRYKNPPRTPARLRLATLDGEALDLLHATMRVRDWVNTPTQDMGPQQLEAIARELAAEHGAHIEVVAGESLLAHNFPAIHAVGRASHRAPRLIELRWGEQTHPHVVLVGKGVCFDTGGLDIKPADGMRNMKKDMGGAAHALALAGLVMAQKLPVRLSVLVPAVENAIGPDAFRPGEVIATRAGVSVEIDNTDAEGRVVLCDALTYAGEQKPALIVDFATLTGAARIALGPDLPALFANDDALAASWIAAGEQTRDPVWRLPLWRPYLRYLTSHVADLANAGSRMAGAVTAALYLERFVPGGTPWAHLDTYAWNDSSRPGRPVGGEALGLRSAWAMLKARYL; encoded by the coding sequence ATGAACCACCAGTCCCACTACGCCGATACGGGCAGCCACGCGCTGCCGCTGCACCTGCTCGACCGCGACGGCTACGGCGCCTGGCGCTCGGCGCAGCCGGCGGCGGTGTCGGCGTGGCTGGACGCGCAGGAGTTCCAGCCCGCGCCGGGCTCGGTGGCGTTGCTGCCGGGCGAGGACGGCCTGCTCGGCGCGGTGGTCGGCATCGGCGATCCGCTCGATCCGTGCAGCTATGCACACGCGCCCACCGCGCTGCCGCCCGGCGCGTGGGTCCCGGCCGCCGAACTGCCGGCCGGGCAGCAGGCCGCGCTGCAGCTGGGCTGGGGCCTGGGCAGCTACCGCTTCGACCGCTACAAGAACCCGCCGCGCACGCCGGCACGGCTGCGCCTGGCGACGCTGGACGGCGAGGCGCTGGACCTGCTGCACGCCACCATGCGCGTGCGCGACTGGGTCAACACCCCGACCCAGGACATGGGTCCGCAGCAACTGGAGGCGATCGCACGCGAACTGGCGGCCGAACACGGCGCGCACATCGAGGTGGTCGCCGGCGAGTCGCTGCTGGCGCACAACTTCCCGGCGATCCACGCGGTCGGCCGCGCCTCGCACCGCGCGCCGCGGCTGATCGAACTGCGCTGGGGCGAGCAGACCCACCCGCACGTGGTGCTGGTCGGCAAGGGCGTGTGCTTCGATACCGGCGGCCTGGACATCAAGCCGGCCGACGGCATGCGCAACATGAAGAAGGACATGGGCGGCGCCGCGCACGCGCTGGCGCTGGCCGGGCTGGTGATGGCGCAGAAGCTGCCGGTGCGGCTGAGCGTGCTGGTGCCGGCAGTGGAGAACGCGATCGGGCCCGATGCGTTCCGTCCCGGCGAGGTGATCGCCACCCGCGCCGGGGTCAGCGTGGAGATCGACAATACCGACGCCGAGGGCCGGGTGGTCCTGTGCGACGCGCTGACCTACGCCGGCGAGCAGAAGCCGGCGCTGATCGTGGATTTCGCCACGCTCACCGGCGCGGCGCGGATCGCGCTGGGGCCGGACCTGCCGGCGCTGTTCGCCAACGACGATGCGCTGGCCGCCAGCTGGATCGCGGCCGGCGAGCAGACCCGCGACCCGGTGTGGCGCCTGCCGCTGTGGCGGCCGTACCTGCGCTACCTCACCAGCCATGTCGCCGACCTGGCCAACGCCGGCTCGCGCATGGCCGGCGCGGTCACCGCGGCGCTGTACCTGGAGCGCTTCGTGCCCGGCGGCACGCCGTGGGCGCACCTGGACACCTACGCCTGGAACGACAGCAGCCGCCCCGGCCGCCCGGTCGGCGGCGAAGCACTGGGCCTGCGCTCGGCCTGGGCGATGCTGAAGGCGCGCTACCTGTAA
- a CDS encoding Do family serine endopeptidase, with translation MRPAKTLLALTAAAAFGGFAATAVSELLENRAEAAPATGVPVPAAPPPAATAASLPSAVDGQAMPSLAPMLKRVMPAVVSVHTKQRVAVRNPFFDDPVFRRMFPQVPQERINESLGSGVIIDAARGYVLTNHHVIEGADDVSVTLADGRTLTAEFLGSDRDTDVALIRIPAENLTGLPLGDSSRLEVGDYVVAVGNPFGLNQTVTSGIVSAVGRSGIRGLGYQNFIQTDASINPGNSGGALVNLRGELVGINTASLNPRGSMAGNIGLGLAIPSNLARDVVQQLVTTGEVRRGTLGIDTQRLDARLARSLGLDEGQQGALVTQVYPGSGAAAAGVRPGDVIVGAGGQRIADPLALHNFEGLQPVGASVPLQVLRDGRTQSLTATLLEQPRSLDGGAMDPRLAGARLAELPEAQRQARGRGGVLVEDVAAGSRAAQNQLRPGDVITATSAGPVDDLTALRSGLARRPQQLVLQVDRGNVRGRLLMQ, from the coding sequence CGAAGACCCTGCTCGCCCTGACCGCCGCCGCCGCGTTCGGCGGGTTCGCCGCCACCGCCGTGAGCGAGTTGCTCGAGAACCGGGCCGAGGCCGCGCCCGCCACGGGCGTGCCGGTCCCCGCTGCGCCGCCGCCGGCGGCCACCGCCGCCTCGCTGCCGTCCGCGGTCGACGGCCAGGCCATGCCCTCGCTGGCGCCGATGCTCAAGCGGGTGATGCCGGCGGTGGTCAGCGTCCACACCAAGCAGCGGGTGGCGGTGCGCAACCCGTTCTTCGACGACCCGGTGTTCCGGCGCATGTTCCCGCAGGTGCCGCAGGAGCGGATCAACGAGTCGCTGGGCTCGGGGGTGATCATCGACGCCGCCCGCGGCTACGTGCTCACCAACCACCACGTGATCGAAGGCGCCGACGACGTGTCGGTGACCCTGGCCGACGGGCGCACGCTCACCGCCGAGTTCCTGGGCTCGGACCGCGACACCGACGTGGCCCTGATCCGGATCCCGGCCGAGAACCTCACCGGCCTGCCGCTGGGCGACAGCAGCCGGCTGGAGGTGGGCGACTACGTGGTCGCCGTCGGCAACCCGTTCGGCCTCAACCAGACGGTGACCTCGGGCATCGTGTCCGCGGTCGGCCGCAGCGGCATCCGCGGCCTGGGCTACCAGAACTTCATCCAGACCGACGCCTCGATCAACCCGGGCAACTCCGGCGGCGCGCTGGTCAACCTGCGCGGCGAGCTGGTCGGGATCAACACCGCCAGCCTCAACCCGCGCGGCAGCATGGCCGGCAACATCGGCCTGGGCCTGGCCATCCCCTCCAACCTGGCGCGCGACGTGGTCCAGCAGCTGGTGACCACCGGCGAGGTCCGGCGCGGCACCCTGGGCATCGACACCCAGCGGCTGGACGCGCGCCTGGCGCGCAGCCTGGGCCTGGACGAGGGCCAGCAGGGCGCGCTGGTGACCCAGGTCTATCCCGGCTCGGGCGCGGCGGCGGCCGGGGTGCGTCCGGGCGACGTGATCGTCGGCGCCGGCGGCCAGCGCATCGCCGACCCGCTGGCGCTGCACAACTTCGAGGGCCTGCAGCCGGTCGGGGCCAGTGTGCCGCTGCAGGTGCTGCGCGACGGCCGCACCCAGTCGCTGACCGCGACCCTGCTCGAGCAGCCGCGCAGCCTGGACGGCGGCGCGATGGACCCGCGCCTGGCCGGCGCGCGCCTGGCCGAACTGCCCGAGGCCCAGCGCCAGGCCCGCGGCCGCGGCGGCGTGCTGGTCGAGGACGTGGCCGCCGGCAGCCGCGCCGCGCAGAACCAGCTGCGCCCGGGCGACGTGATCACCGCCACCAGCGCCGGCCCGGTGGACGATCTGACCGCGCTGCGCAGCGGCCTGGCGCGGCGGCCGCAGCAGTTGGTGCTGCAGGTCGATCGGGGTAACGTGCGGGGCAGGCTGTTGATGCAGTGA
- a CDS encoding AI-2E family transporter, protein MSAPPTPPPAPDPAEPLPVPIDAHLPRPRPRASVALLVLATLAVGYTLWAAQAVILPVLLAAFFALIGNPLIRLLRRLYVPRFLAALLVLCAGLAGTTALALQLVEPAAAWAEQAPREARKLGRQLQELTRPMHEANRLAEDMARAAAGDGNRKVEVVRTRVDDPYAALVRTPRLAVAVLAVALLTFFFMVYGENLQRNAIALLPGRAQKKFTVEILQSIEREVSRYVLTISVINAVVGLAYAGILVLLRFPVQEALLWGTAVMLLNYAPYVGPLIGMCLMLLVGFVGFDDTWHALLPAALYLLLHTIEGQLVTPIVLGRRMALSPLVLILALMLFGWLWGMIGLLLAVPLLVCVKLVLGQIEGMQGWGRLLE, encoded by the coding sequence ATGTCCGCCCCCCCGACTCCGCCGCCCGCCCCCGACCCGGCCGAACCGCTGCCGGTGCCGATCGACGCGCACCTGCCGCGGCCGCGGCCGCGCGCCTCGGTCGCCCTGCTGGTGCTGGCCACGCTGGCGGTCGGCTACACCCTGTGGGCGGCGCAGGCGGTGATCCTGCCGGTGCTGCTGGCCGCGTTCTTCGCCCTGATCGGCAATCCGCTGATCCGGTTGTTGCGGCGGCTGTATGTGCCGCGCTTCCTGGCCGCGCTGCTGGTGCTGTGCGCCGGCCTGGCCGGGACCACCGCGCTGGCGTTGCAGCTGGTCGAACCGGCCGCGGCGTGGGCCGAGCAGGCGCCGCGCGAGGCGCGCAAGCTCGGCCGCCAGCTGCAGGAGCTGACCCGGCCGATGCACGAGGCCAACCGCCTGGCCGAGGACATGGCCCGGGCCGCCGCCGGCGACGGCAACCGCAAGGTCGAGGTGGTGCGCACCCGGGTCGACGATCCGTACGCGGCGCTGGTCCGCACCCCGCGCCTGGCCGTGGCGGTACTGGCGGTGGCGCTGCTGACCTTCTTCTTCATGGTCTACGGCGAGAACCTGCAGCGGAATGCGATCGCGCTGCTGCCGGGGCGGGCGCAGAAGAAGTTCACGGTGGAGATCCTGCAATCGATCGAACGCGAGGTCTCTCGCTACGTGCTGACCATCAGCGTGATCAACGCGGTGGTCGGCCTGGCCTACGCCGGGATCCTGGTGCTGCTGCGCTTCCCGGTGCAGGAGGCGCTGCTGTGGGGCACGGCGGTGATGCTGCTCAACTACGCGCCGTACGTGGGGCCGCTGATCGGCATGTGCCTGATGCTGCTGGTGGGCTTCGTCGGCTTCGACGACACCTGGCATGCGCTGCTGCCGGCGGCGCTGTACCTGCTGCTGCATACGATCGAGGGGCAGCTGGTGACGCCGATCGTCCTTGGCCGGCGCATGGCGCTGTCGCCGCTGGTGCTGATCCTGGCGCTGATGTTGTTCGGCTGGTTGTGGGGAATGATCGGACTGCTGCTGGCGGTGCCACTGCTGGTGTGCGTGAAGCTGGTGCTGGGGCAGATCGAGGGGATGCAGGGGTGGGGGCGGTTGCTGGAGTGA
- a CDS encoding HAD family hydrolase encodes MSFTVRAITLDLDDTLWPFAPIGARIDQVLHEWMLEHSPATAAMYPVAAMRELRERSFRDHPHLHHDLSALRRLTLREALEKSSASLDLLEPAYEAFYAARNQVEYYPDALDGLARIARRVPVAALSNGNADLQRVGIAHHFAFQLGAREHGAAKPEASIFLAACSRLDCDPGHVLHVGDHVEMDVAGAARAGLRSCWINREARGWEHAEIVPDLQFTTLTALADWLDANLTDRDFAQDHTRDHAA; translated from the coding sequence GTGAGCTTTACGGTCCGCGCCATCACCCTCGATCTCGACGACACCCTGTGGCCGTTCGCGCCGATCGGCGCGCGCATCGACCAGGTGCTGCACGAGTGGATGCTCGAGCACAGCCCGGCCACCGCCGCGATGTACCCGGTGGCGGCGATGCGCGAACTGCGCGAGCGCTCCTTCCGCGACCACCCGCACCTGCACCACGACCTGTCGGCGTTGCGCCGGCTGACCCTGCGCGAGGCGCTGGAGAAAAGCAGCGCCTCCCTGGACCTGCTGGAACCGGCCTACGAGGCGTTCTACGCCGCGCGCAACCAGGTCGAGTACTACCCCGACGCGCTCGACGGCCTGGCCCGCATCGCGCGCCGCGTGCCGGTGGCGGCGCTGAGCAACGGCAACGCCGACCTGCAGCGGGTCGGCATCGCCCACCACTTCGCCTTCCAGTTGGGCGCGCGCGAGCACGGCGCGGCCAAGCCGGAGGCCAGCATCTTCCTGGCCGCCTGCTCGCGGCTGGACTGCGATCCGGGCCACGTGCTGCACGTGGGCGACCACGTCGAGATGGACGTGGCCGGCGCCGCGCGCGCCGGACTGCGCAGCTGCTGGATCAACCGCGAGGCCCGCGGCTGGGAACACGCCGAGATCGTGCCCGACCTGCAGTTCACCACCCTCACCGCGCTGGCCGACTGGCTGGACGCGAACCTCACCGACCGCGACTTCGCCCAAGACCACACGCGAGACCACGCCGCATGA
- a CDS encoding phage holin family protein: MSGPGPDMAEGERPEGPPQTPGTPGGDGASPPPLDESIRAIGEAGRASLGATVDAVRALRGLISADLALARSAAGRGLAWAGAAVVFGATGWLLATAAGVALMQRMGLTWLSALSIAALFNLVVTGLAAWGASHYFDYMGLHATRRQLSRLGLFDEHGHDVDDPDDGTTAATPSAPAGEPRA; the protein is encoded by the coding sequence CTGAGCGGACCCGGGCCCGACATGGCCGAGGGCGAGCGCCCCGAGGGACCGCCGCAGACCCCGGGCACGCCCGGCGGTGACGGCGCATCGCCGCCGCCGCTGGACGAGAGCATCCGCGCCATCGGCGAGGCCGGCCGTGCCTCGCTGGGCGCGACCGTCGACGCCGTGCGCGCCCTGCGCGGGCTGATCTCCGCCGACCTGGCCCTGGCCCGCAGCGCCGCCGGCCGCGGGCTGGCCTGGGCGGGGGCGGCTGTGGTGTTCGGCGCCACCGGCTGGCTGCTGGCCACCGCCGCCGGGGTGGCGCTGATGCAGCGCATGGGCCTGACCTGGCTGTCGGCGCTGAGCATCGCCGCGCTGTTCAACCTGGTCGTCACCGGCCTGGCCGCGTGGGGCGCGTCGCATTACTTCGATTACATGGGCCTGCACGCCACGCGGCGCCAGCTCAGCCGCCTGGGCCTGTTCGACGAGCACGGCCACGACGTGGACGACCCCGACGACGGCACGACCGCGGCCACGCCCTCCGCACCCGCAGGGGAGCCGCGCGCATGA
- a CDS encoding sensor histidine kinase, protein MPGLLARWFTPAPDSAAATTLRRGKPLWTDTIHLMWSVWVVITPMFSPPGYTARWFALTLLSYPLFLLLWFRAYVEPQHRMYRYGVGLIALTLVLLPWYPSGMSYFVFGCVLLRPTAGARPFGVYVLRLAVAVAVFMAWAVAIGYPWQAIVWMPLVAMIVGTIVHVECLNEQKDIALKLSQDEVRRLAATAERERIGRDLHDLLGHTLSLVALKADLAGRLLQRDPQAAQREIGELGQVAREALGQVRRAVTGIRAAGLAAELAAARVLLEVEGVALQVELDEAALPPEQETALALCLREAVTNIHRHARARHVQVSLRRVAQRWQLRIEDDGRGGAIRPGNGLEGMRERLQALGGSLRVEPAPRRGTLLLAELPHWDGTEASPVIPEDAHTKSL, encoded by the coding sequence ATGCCCGGATTGCTCGCCCGCTGGTTCACTCCCGCGCCCGACTCGGCCGCGGCCACGACCCTGCGGCGCGGCAAGCCGCTGTGGACCGACACCATCCACCTGATGTGGTCGGTCTGGGTGGTGATCACGCCGATGTTCTCGCCGCCGGGCTACACCGCGCGCTGGTTCGCGCTGACCCTGCTGTCGTACCCCCTGTTCCTGCTGCTGTGGTTCAGGGCCTACGTCGAGCCGCAGCACCGCATGTACCGCTACGGGGTGGGGCTGATCGCGCTGACCCTGGTGCTGCTGCCCTGGTACCCGTCGGGCATGAGCTACTTCGTGTTCGGCTGCGTGCTGCTGCGCCCGACCGCGGGCGCGCGCCCGTTCGGCGTCTACGTGCTGCGGCTGGCGGTGGCGGTGGCCGTGTTCATGGCCTGGGCGGTGGCCATCGGCTACCCGTGGCAGGCGATCGTGTGGATGCCGCTGGTGGCCATGATCGTGGGCACGATCGTCCACGTCGAATGCCTCAACGAGCAGAAGGACATCGCCCTGAAGCTCTCGCAGGACGAGGTGCGGCGCCTGGCCGCGACCGCCGAGCGCGAGCGCATCGGCCGCGACCTGCACGACCTGCTCGGCCACACCCTGTCTCTGGTGGCGCTGAAGGCCGACCTGGCCGGCAGGCTGCTGCAGCGCGACCCGCAGGCCGCGCAGCGTGAGATCGGCGAGCTGGGCCAGGTCGCGCGCGAGGCGCTGGGCCAGGTGCGGCGCGCGGTCACCGGCATCCGCGCCGCGGGACTGGCGGCGGAGCTGGCCGCGGCGCGGGTGCTGCTGGAGGTCGAAGGCGTGGCGTTGCAGGTGGAACTGGACGAGGCCGCGCTGCCGCCGGAGCAGGAAACGGCGCTGGCCCTGTGCCTGCGCGAGGCGGTGACCAACATCCACCGCCACGCCCGCGCCCGCCACGTGCAGGTGTCGCTGCGCCGGGTGGCGCAGCGTTGGCAGCTGCGGATCGAGGATGACGGCCGCGGCGGCGCGATCCGGCCAGGCAATGGCCTGGAAGGCATGCGCGAGCGCCTGCAGGCACTGGGCGGCAGCCTGCGCGTGGAGCCCGCCCCGCGCCGCGGCACGCTCCTGCTGGCCGAACTGCCGCACTGGGATGGAACGGAAGCATCGCCCGTCATTCCCGAGGACGCGCACACGAAGTCGTTGTAG
- a CDS encoding response regulator transcription factor, with product MIRVLLAEDQAMVRGALAALLAMEPDIEVVGAVPDGESAWREVQRLQPDILVTDIEMPGLTGLELAQRIARHELPVKVVIVTTFARAGFLRRALEAGVCGYLLKDAPAERLAEALRKVRHGGRAIDPDLAVEAWSEADPLNDRERQVLRLAGEGRTSGEIAAQLNLSQGTVRNYLSEAIGKLGAGNRIEAYRLARQRGLL from the coding sequence ATGATCCGCGTCCTGCTGGCCGAAGACCAGGCGATGGTCCGCGGCGCGCTGGCCGCGCTGCTGGCGATGGAGCCGGACATCGAGGTCGTCGGCGCGGTGCCCGACGGCGAGAGCGCCTGGCGTGAAGTGCAGCGCCTGCAGCCGGACATCCTGGTGACCGACATCGAGATGCCCGGCCTGACCGGGCTGGAGCTGGCCCAGCGCATCGCCCGCCACGAACTGCCTGTCAAGGTGGTGATCGTCACCACCTTCGCCCGCGCCGGCTTCCTGCGCCGCGCGCTGGAGGCCGGCGTGTGCGGCTACCTGCTCAAGGACGCGCCGGCCGAGCGCCTGGCCGAGGCGCTGCGCAAGGTCCGCCACGGCGGCCGCGCGATCGACCCGGACCTGGCGGTGGAGGCGTGGAGCGAGGCCGACCCGCTCAACGACCGCGAGCGCCAGGTGCTGCGCCTGGCCGGTGAGGGCCGCACCTCGGGTGAGATCGCCGCCCAGCTCAACCTCTCGCAGGGCACGGTGCGCAACTACCTGTCCGAGGCGATCGGCAAGCTCGGTGCCGGCAACCGGATCGAGGCCTACCGACTGGCCCGCCAGCGCGGCCTGCTCTGA